A stretch of the Porifericola rhodea genome encodes the following:
- a CDS encoding complex I subunit 4 family protein gives MDSYLLSLLIFIPLTVAFVMLLLPARHVQVFRWMTLLATLLQLGVAIFVYTRFEHTPQAASEDYANSSRYAVIQLTEKADWIQMDMGSLGTLSIDYYLGVDGLSISMVLLAVLVLTIGAISSWSIRNHVKGYFLLYLLLSASVVGCFLALDFFLFYLFFEFMLLPMYFLIGMWGGPRREYAAIKFFLYTLLGSIFILIAIIGLYVSVIDPVETALSLGLATHADQVNPQIIEQVQSLLASGQIASENLVRTFNMLAMMDSANYIPGTILNILSQASLLGLSVRLWAFLALLIGFAIKLPAVPLHTWLPDAHVEAPTPISVILAGILLKIGAYGMLRTAYSIFPEGAVHYAWWIGLFGLIAIIYAGMNALAMKDLKKLIAYSSVSHMGFVMLGLASLTVEGISGGIYQMFSHGLISSMLFLVAGVIYDRTHDRMIAHYGGLTAKMPYFTALVVIAFFASLGLPGFSGFIAEMLVFLGAFNSATLNELLPRWMPILATLGLILGAAYYLWTLQRMFFGTYYVRDTAWTSKLKDLNVREYIMLVPLAFAIVVFGIFPQVLIDMIDATVSNFVYYVNTQGKENLQLIFR, from the coding sequence ATGGATTCATACCTATTATCACTTTTAATATTTATTCCTCTGACAGTAGCATTCGTTATGTTGCTGCTTCCTGCACGACATGTACAGGTTTTCAGATGGATGACTTTATTGGCTACCCTGCTACAACTAGGCGTAGCCATTTTTGTGTACACCCGTTTTGAGCATACCCCTCAGGCCGCAAGCGAAGATTACGCGAACAGCAGCAGGTATGCTGTTATCCAGCTAACAGAAAAAGCAGACTGGATACAAATGGATATGGGGAGCCTGGGCACCCTGTCTATTGACTATTATCTGGGAGTAGACGGGCTGAGCATCAGCATGGTGCTTCTTGCGGTACTGGTACTGACAATTGGAGCTATATCATCCTGGAGTATTCGCAACCATGTAAAGGGCTACTTTCTTCTGTATTTGCTGTTAAGCGCCTCAGTAGTAGGTTGCTTCCTTGCACTGGATTTCTTTCTTTTTTATCTCTTTTTTGAGTTTATGCTACTGCCCATGTACTTTCTTATTGGTATGTGGGGTGGGCCCAGAAGAGAATATGCCGCCATCAAATTCTTTTTATACACCCTCCTGGGTTCTATTTTTATTCTGATTGCAATTATTGGCCTTTATGTAAGCGTAATTGACCCAGTAGAAACAGCTTTGTCGCTAGGGCTGGCTACCCATGCAGATCAGGTAAACCCTCAGATCATTGAGCAGGTACAATCTTTACTCGCTAGTGGTCAGATAGCCTCAGAAAATCTGGTTCGTACTTTTAACATGCTAGCCATGATGGATTCCGCCAATTATATCCCCGGTACTATCCTCAACATATTAAGCCAGGCGAGCCTCTTGGGTTTATCTGTCAGACTATGGGCTTTTCTTGCTTTACTAATAGGCTTTGCTATCAAGCTACCGGCAGTACCGCTGCATACCTGGTTGCCTGATGCCCACGTAGAAGCGCCCACACCCATCTCGGTTATTCTTGCAGGTATACTCTTAAAAATCGGGGCTTATGGAATGTTACGAACTGCTTACAGCATTTTTCCGGAAGGGGCAGTACACTATGCCTGGTGGATAGGCCTCTTTGGGCTAATAGCAATTATCTATGCAGGAATGAATGCACTGGCCATGAAAGATCTGAAAAAACTGATTGCTTACTCTTCCGTTTCTCATATGGGCTTTGTAATGCTGGGGCTTGCTTCCTTAACGGTTGAGGGAATCAGCGGTGGTATTTATCAAATGTTTAGCCATGGTCTTATTTCGTCTATGCTGTTTTTGGTAGCTGGTGTTATTTATGATCGAACGCACGATCGTATGATTGCGCACTACGGCGGCTTAACGGCTAAAATGCCATACTTTACCGCACTGGTGGTCATAGCCTTTTTTGCCTCACTGGGGCTTCCTGGTTTTTCGGGTTTTATTGCAGAGATGCTGGTTTTCTTGGGTGCATTTAACTCTGCTACATTAAATGAACTGCTCCCCCGCTGGATGCCAATACTAGCTACCCTGGGTCTGATATTAGGTGCTGCTTACTACCTCTGGACTCTACAAAGAATGTTTTTTGGTACTTATTATGTCAGAGATACTGCCTGGACAAGCAAGCTAAAAGATTTAAATGTCAGAGAATATATAATGCTAGTGCCTCTGGCCTTCGCCATTGTAGTTTTTGGTATTTTCCCTCAGGTGCTTATTGATATGATAGACGCTACTGTCAGTAATTTTGTGTATTACGTCAATACACAGGGAAAAGAAAATTTACAGCTCATATTCAGATAA
- a CDS encoding NADH-quinone oxidoreductase subunit N translates to MQQFIDTDTLERQLTNITESLRYLLPEAVLLAFLLLLLLSDLIFSKRATYWLISISLLGFIAHLFSLYLQWKTLLGTQESLLLLDMLHLDGMAIFFKGLFSLAGVLAILLSIHYRSGTKEMGIESLRSLGEYYVILYGLILGASLMAMSANFLMLYLSLELVSICSYILTNFNFDKKSAEAGIKYLLFGGVASGLMLYGISLIYGFGGSLLFTDLSLLEGLIEIPAPALLIAIMFVSAGLLFKISSVPFHIWTPDVYEGAPTPVVALFSVVPKLAGLVLLLRILPLFDGLYTNIPYLDWQWALSAVAIITIVVGNFAALSQTNAKRMLAYSSIAHSGFLLIGVVAYSEFATHSIAFYAAIYLLMNFAAFLLIKIVSRQTGYEYIKDYKGLGKELPLLAILILIVMISLTGLPPTAGFTAKLFIFSSLWQTYQDTNSTIMVLLLLIGLLNTVVSLFYYLKIPYFMFFKQKEDLSEEKSGLESQIIDSYRTIHLKDKVLAIILIFPLLLLFFKADWLMEVIKMIHF, encoded by the coding sequence GTGCAGCAATTTATAGATACCGATACCTTAGAGCGTCAGCTCACTAATATAACAGAGAGTCTCAGGTACCTACTACCTGAAGCTGTACTGCTAGCTTTTCTTCTGTTGCTACTACTGTCGGATCTCATCTTTTCCAAAAGAGCAACTTACTGGCTGATCAGTATCTCTCTGCTGGGTTTTATAGCACATTTATTCTCCCTTTACTTACAGTGGAAAACTCTGCTTGGTACTCAGGAAAGTCTTTTACTGCTAGACATGCTTCACCTAGATGGAATGGCTATCTTTTTTAAGGGCCTATTTTCATTGGCAGGAGTGTTGGCCATTCTTTTGAGCATACATTACCGCAGTGGAACCAAAGAGATGGGTATAGAATCATTGCGTAGCCTGGGCGAATACTATGTAATACTTTATGGCCTTATCTTAGGAGCTTCGCTCATGGCTATGTCCGCTAATTTCTTAATGCTTTACCTATCCTTAGAGCTTGTGTCTATCTGCTCTTACATTCTTACCAATTTTAATTTTGACAAGAAAAGCGCAGAGGCAGGGATCAAATACTTACTCTTTGGAGGAGTAGCCTCTGGACTAATGTTATATGGTATCTCTTTAATTTATGGATTTGGCGGAAGCTTACTATTTACGGACCTTAGCCTGCTAGAAGGCTTGATTGAAATACCAGCACCAGCTTTGCTGATAGCCATCATGTTTGTTTCTGCGGGTTTGCTGTTCAAAATTTCTTCAGTCCCATTTCATATCTGGACTCCTGATGTTTACGAAGGTGCTCCTACACCTGTAGTAGCTCTTTTTTCAGTGGTGCCTAAGTTGGCGGGTCTGGTCCTGCTGCTTCGTATCCTTCCTCTTTTTGATGGTCTTTACACTAACATACCTTACCTGGATTGGCAGTGGGCATTAAGCGCAGTGGCGATCATTACCATAGTAGTAGGTAACTTTGCTGCGCTGTCTCAAACTAATGCTAAGCGTATGCTCGCTTACTCTTCCATTGCTCACTCAGGTTTTTTACTGATAGGTGTGGTAGCTTATTCAGAATTTGCTACCCATAGTATTGCCTTCTATGCTGCTATTTATCTGCTTATGAACTTTGCTGCCTTCCTCCTTATTAAAATAGTTAGCAGACAAACAGGCTACGAATACATTAAAGATTACAAGGGGCTGGGTAAAGAACTGCCTCTTTTAGCAATCTTAATACTGATCGTAATGATATCCCTTACCGGCCTGCCCCCCACTGCAGGCTTTACGGCAAAACTCTTCATTTTTTCCTCGCTTTGGCAAACTTATCAGGATACAAATAGCACTATTATGGTTTTGCTTTTGTTGATAGGGTTGCTTAATACAGTAGTTTCATTATTCTATTATTTGAAGATTCCTTATTTCATGTTTTTTAAACAGAAAGAAGACCTGAGTGAGGAAAAATCAGGCTTAGAAAGCCAAATAATTGATTCTTACCGTACAATACACCTGAAAGACAAGGTGTTAGCAATAATATTAATATTTCCATTACTGCTGCTGTTCTTTAAAGCAGACTGGCTGATGGAAGTAATTAAAATGATACACTTTTAA